GTTACTCGAATGGTTTTTTCAGGCGAAAGAACAAATTGCGCTTATCAGCATCAGCAGAATAATCTCGCAGGCAACGTATCTGATCTTAGTAGTATATCTTGTTTCAACTGCTGAAAAAATTTCGTTTGCCGCTGTTGCGTGGTTTGTATCATCAGTTGTTGCGGCGTCCATATTATTCATTCCGTATCGGAGAAAACATTCTTCGTTCACCTTTCGGTGGAACTTCTTTTCTCTGTTTCAAAAAAACGGAAGAGGAAACGAAATTCTTCGCAATGCATTTCCCATTGGATTCGGAACATGGCTTGCTCAAATAGGAGTGAATTTTCCTCCGCTGGCAATAGCGTATATTCTTTCCGAAAAAGAAGTCGGTTTTTTTTCTGCCGCTTTCAAAATCGTCTTTCTGTTTTTACTTTTTGACCGCGTGTTTTTTTTCCTGTTTTATCCCGTCATCATCAAAACATATCACGAATCGGAAGAGAAACTGAAACGCACGCTTTCACTTTCGCTGAAAATTATCATCACTCTTTTAGTTCCAATCTGTTTCGGCGTAATGTTTCTCTCGCAAAAAATAATTTATTTCATTTACGGAAATGGTTTCGAAAACGCCGCGCCGTTGTTGCAGATTTTAATTTGGTTCGTCTTGTTCACCGTGATGCACAGTGTGTTTGCCGTGGGTTTTATCAGCATCGGAAAAGAAACACTGTTTTCGAAAATAATGCTCGTCGGAACAATCGTGCAAATTGCGCTCATTATTGCTGGAACGTTACTGTTTTCAACGAATGGTTCCGCATTGGGATTCGTAACGGGAGAATTATGTTCGATGAGTTTGATGATGGTCCAATTCAGAAAAGTAATTCGGGTCGAATGTTTTCGTTTTTTTCTTCGTCCGATTATTGCGGCGGTAGTGATGGTGCTGATTCTTTTTGCAACTAACGAACGATTTCTTTTTGAACAAATTGCTTATGGCATCATTGCATTTTCATTTGTACTTACGCTTGTTCAAGGAGTACGAAAAGAAGATCTTGAAGCAGTGAAACATAGTTTTTAAACGAATGAATATCCACGTCGGTTTAATGCGCTCACATCTTGGATGGGAAACGTTGCTTTCTCAAGAAGGAGTTTCGTATTCGCTCGTCGAACAAAAAAAACTTCACGGCAATTGGTATTCTGCCGTTGTTCTAAATGCGAATACAGAAAAAAAAGAAAACGATGCGTTACGGAAGTATCTCAAGAACGGCGGCGCAATTCTTACATCTGCAAGTTTTTTTTCAAACGTTTTTCCTTCAAAAACCGTGTCAAAAAAAATTTCGTATCTGCTTCCGGAGTTTCCATCGTGCTTCTCAAAAAATTCTTTAATCGATGTTTGGACATTCGGAAATGTGCTTTCGCTTGCAAACTCGCTTCCGACCAACCGAAAATCGTTTTCGACATTTTGCGGTGAATTATACGGAGGAACGGTTGTGTGCTTTCCGTTTGATGCCGGCGCACTTATCGAGCGAACAGAGGCAAAACGAAAATATTGTTACGCAGCAACAACGCGCCTTCCTGCAGAAAAAGTTTCTGTTGTATCCAAAGGAGAAGTGCGAAAACTTGTTGCATCCGCTCTTGAATACGTTCACCATCAACGCAATATTCCGTACATCCATCTCTGGTATTATCCGAACGCGCAAAAAAATATTTTTTCCTTCCGCATTGATTCGGATTACGGAACAGAGGCAGAAATTTTTTCTCTCTACGAACGTCTTCGGGAACACCACATTCGCGCAACGTGGTTTCTCGACGTAAAAAGTCATCAGAACTTTCTCCGGCGTTTTCAGGAATTGGAACATCAGGAACTGAGTTTGCATTGTTACGAACATCAAACGTACGACGCATATCAACGAAACAAAACAAACATCAAACACGGAATAACATTATTAACTGCAGAAGGAATTTTTCCGAAAGGATTTGCTTCACCGTTCGGCGAATGGAACAACGGAATGCAGCGAGCAGTCGAAGAATTTGGCTTTGAATATTCATCGGAGTTTTCATT
The DNA window shown above is from Ignavibacteria bacterium and carries:
- a CDS encoding flippase, with amino-acid sequence MQQLFKNFSFLTLADIGSRVFGFFATVYLAQTLGVEKFGILNIGFAFLSYGTLAINPGIQLFATREVTQHRNNLSEFVNDILSLRIILSVAAMVMVFFISYIFFPIEIVPLVALFSLSLFPVALLLEWFFQAKEQIALISISRIISQATYLILVVYLVSTAEKISFAAVAWFVSSVVAASILFIPYRRKHSSFTFRWNFFSLFQKNGRGNEILRNAFPIGFGTWLAQIGVNFPPLAIAYILSEKEVGFFSAAFKIVFLFLLFDRVFFFLFYPVIIKTYHESEEKLKRTLSLSLKIIITLLVPICFGVMFLSQKIIYFIYGNGFENAAPLLQILIWFVLFTVMHSVFAVGFISIGKETLFSKIMLVGTIVQIALIIAGTLLFSTNGSALGFVTGELCSMSLMMVQFRKVIRVECFRFFLRPIIAAVVMVLILFATNERFLFEQIAYGIIAFSFVLTLVQGVRKEDLEAVKHSF